The Gymnodinialimonas sp. 57CJ19 genome includes a window with the following:
- a CDS encoding ABC transporter substrate-binding protein gives MKKFYLASAAALAISATGALADGHVEHIFPVGEGAFNWDSYTAYADAFDLTGQELTITGPWTGADAELVNAVIDYFESATGASVQYSGSDNFEQDIVIATQAGSAPNIAVFPQPGLMTDLAARGALTPLAPETADWIRANYAAGDSWVSLGTAAGADGEEGLFGFFYKVDLKSLVWYSPEAFEEAGYDVPETMEELLALNDQIVADGETPWCIGLGSGGATGWPATDWVEDLMLRTQSPDVYDAWVSNEMPFNSPEVINAIETFGTFARNGDYVNGGVEAVAATDFRESPLGLFTFPAECYMHRQASFIPTFFPEDADSDFFYFPAFESEDLGSPVLGAGTLFGITQDSDAAQAFMAFLQTEISHEIWMAQSGFLTPHTGVNSELFASDTLRQMNDILLGATTFRFDASDLMPSEIGQGIFWSGMVDYVGGEDAASVAGRIQDRWAEIQ, from the coding sequence ATGAAGAAGTTTTATTTGGCCAGCGCCGCCGCGCTGGCGATTTCCGCGACAGGTGCGTTGGCCGATGGCCATGTCGAGCATATCTTCCCCGTGGGCGAGGGCGCCTTCAACTGGGATAGCTACACCGCCTATGCGGATGCGTTCGATCTGACGGGCCAAGAGCTGACGATCACCGGGCCTTGGACCGGCGCGGATGCGGAACTGGTTAACGCCGTTATTGATTACTTCGAAAGCGCGACCGGCGCGTCGGTGCAATATTCCGGCTCTGACAACTTCGAGCAGGACATCGTGATTGCGACACAAGCGGGCTCGGCGCCGAATATCGCTGTGTTTCCTCAGCCCGGCCTGATGACAGACCTTGCCGCGCGCGGTGCGCTGACGCCTCTGGCCCCCGAAACCGCCGATTGGATCCGCGCCAACTATGCGGCAGGCGATAGCTGGGTGTCCCTTGGCACCGCCGCCGGTGCTGACGGCGAAGAGGGCCTTTTCGGCTTCTTCTATAAGGTCGATCTGAAATCATTGGTCTGGTATTCGCCAGAAGCGTTTGAAGAGGCGGGCTACGACGTTCCAGAAACCATGGAAGAGCTGCTGGCGTTGAACGACCAGATCGTGGCCGACGGCGAAACCCCCTGGTGCATCGGTCTGGGGTCCGGTGGCGCAACGGGCTGGCCCGCAACCGATTGGGTCGAAGACCTGATGCTGCGTACGCAATCGCCAGACGTTTATGACGCCTGGGTGTCGAACGAGATGCCGTTCAACTCCCCAGAAGTGATTAACGCGATCGAGACCTTCGGAACGTTCGCCCGCAACGGCGACTATGTGAACGGGGGCGTCGAAGCCGTCGCGGCCACCGACTTCCGCGAAAGCCCCCTTGGCCTCTTCACCTTCCCGGCGGAATGCTACATGCACCGTCAGGCGTCGTTCATCCCGACGTTCTTCCCGGAAGATGCCGACAGCGATTTCTTCTACTTCCCGGCCTTTGAAAGCGAAGACCTCGGCTCCCCCGTTCTGGGCGCGGGCACGTTGTTCGGGATCACCCAAGACAGCGATGCAGCACAGGCGTTCATGGCGTTCTTGCAGACCGAGATCAGCCACGAAATCTGGATGGCGCAATCGGGCTTCCTGACACCGCACACCGGCGTCAACAGCGAGCTGTTCGCCTCGGACACGCTGCGTCAGATGAACGACATTCTTCTGGGTGCCACAACCTTCCGCTTTGACGCCTCTGACCTGATGCCGTCCGAGATTGGCCAAGGCATCTTCTGGTCCGGCATGGTTGACTATGTGGGCGGCGAAGACGCAGCATCCGTTGCGGGCCGCATTCAGGACCGTTGGGCAGAGATCCAGTAA